One window of the Micromonas commoda chromosome 9, complete sequence genome contains the following:
- a CDS encoding predicted protein: VYDFPLDGFQKEATAALVRGDSVVVSAPTGSGKTLVGETAIMTALARGQKAIYTTPLKALSNQKLREFQALFGVRRVGLKTGDVDINTADADVVVMTTEILRNMLYPQATGDEGTDPTSAGATIGEFGGVSDGRLDDVGVVVLDEVHYLSDASRGTVWEETIIYCPPRVQLLCLSATVGNPDDLAGWIEEVHCAGASSQRCQTIVSDYRPVPLNWHFSMRPGRMWPGLGPLLNRNGTKLNYELFPFTKEGAREWAAANGGAGLVPHVETTVGQLVAASMLPAVWFIFSRKGCDQAAFYLADCGAKLVTPKEEAQIAAALEEFEKSNPDAMRPEAVIPLLMGIASHHAGLLPGWKGLVENLFQRGLLKVVFATETLAAGVNMPARCSVLSALSKRGDEGPRMLTSNEFMQMCGRAGRRGYDTVGHVVCCQSPFEGCEEAFGLVTAPPENLKSQFSISYGMVLNLLRAGRPLSSVRSIVERSFGNYLGGRARREQVRELRRIREQSDALREQIATGDCGVEPEEWARFIKLDERLKEERRLLKIISRQTDDAMAEMARANVRDALEVLDTVPVARSKVDLTPVAVVEAYDSTGVASAMYPLGEFVGLAADGTWYRFDASRIKAVSENPVLHADQDGGEWTAPPTPTPGSLRWVRASGGLWRAQGNEEAVEAAQQVSIALSSEAINSADDSEADALAFLDEQRARIAATKAELHEMKMFSDMRRAVKKTNRKREKLKKLEERAKKVERRRRRRDARRLARWDVKHGGSDRAEETLRLTPLGECCAKLRGENELWLGVALSSECLEGLDPTQIAGVAGALCCDSNRPTSCDYDPSPALGNALADLEPEMAEVMALQFEAAMSSPVNMSRAVAALVESWASGATWDQVRGDTNLEEGDIARVFRRTSELLAQMPRARELPLATRKAAEQAAQLVLRPPI, from the exons GTGTACGACTTCCCTTTGGACGGCTTCCAGAAggaggccaccgcggcgctggttCGGGGCGACAGCGTGGTGGTATCTGCCCCCACGGGCAGCGGCAAGACCCTCGTGGGCGAGACCGCCATCATGACCGCGTTAGCGCGAGGACAGAAGGCCATATACACAACCCCGCTCAAGGCTCTGTCCAACCAGAAGCTGAGGGAGTTCCAGGCGCTGTTCGGGGTGCGAAGGGTCGGGCTGAAGACGGGAGACGTGGACATCAACACCGCGGatgccgacgtcgtcgtgatGACGACTGAGATCCTGCGCAACATGCTCTACCCGCAGGCCACGGGGGATGAAGGAACGgacccgacgagcgcgggtgcAACGATAGGAGAGTTTGGGGGTGTCAGTGACGGTAggctggacgacgtcggggtgGTGGTTCTGGACGAGGTGCACTACCTATCCGACGCGAGCAGGGGGACGGTGTGGGAGGAGACCATCATCTACTGCCCACCCCGAGTGCAGCTGCTGTGCTTGTCTGCGACGGTGGGAAATCCTGACGATCTGGCTGGGTGGATCGAGGAGGTTCATTGCGCTGGAGCATCCAGTCAGAGGTGCCAGACGATAGTGTCCGACTACAGGCCCGTGCCGCTGAACTGGCACTTTAGCATGAGGCCCGGGAGGATGTGGCCAGGGCTCGGCCCCCTGTTGAACCGCAACGGCACCAAGCTGAACTACGAGCTGTTCCCGTTCACCAAGGAGGGTGCCAGAGAGTGGGCAGCAGCGAACGGGGGCGCAGG gctcGTGCCCCACGTCGAGACAACCGTGGGtcagctcgtcgccgcgtccatgctCCCGGCGGTGTGGTTCATATTCAGTAGGAAAGGGTGCGACCAAGCCGCGTTTTATCTCGCCGATTGCGGCGCCAAGCTGGTGAcgccgaaggaggaggcACAAATTGCGGCAGCACTGGAAGAGTTTGAGAAATCCAACCCGGATGCGATGCGACCCGAGGCAGTGATTCCGCTCCTGATGGGCATTGCTTCCCACCACGCGGGTCTGCTGCCGGGATGGAAGGGCCTGGTGGAGAACCTGTTCCAGCGCGGTCTGCTCAAGGTTGTGTTCGCCAcggagacgctcgcggctgGCGTGAACATGCCTGCAAGGTGCTCAGTGTTATCGGCGCTGAGcaagcgcggcgatgagggtCCGAGGATGCTCACCTCCAATGAGTTCATGCAGATGTGCGGCAGGGCTGGTCGACGCGGGTACGATACCGTCGGTCACGTCGTATGCTGCCAGTCTCCCTTCGAGGGATGCGAGGAGGCGTTCGGGCTtgtcaccgcgccgccggagaaCCTCAAGTCTCAGTTTTCCATCTCCTACGGGATGGTGCTGAACCTGCTCAGAGCCGGTCGACCCCTGTCTTCTGTGCGATCCATTGTGGAACGATCGTTCGGAAACTACCTGGGCggacgggcgaggcgggagcAGGTGAGAGAGCTGAGGCGGATCAGGGAGCAGTCAGATGCGCTTCGCGAACAGATTGCGACGGGCGACTGTGGCGTCGAGCCGGAGGAGTGGGCGAGATTCATCAAGCTGGATGAGAGGTTGAAAGAGGAGCGTCGGCTGCTGAAGATCATCTCGAGGCAAACGGATGATGCCATGGCAGAGATGGCTCGCGCGAACGTCAGGGACGCTCTCGAGGTACTCG ATACAGTGCCGGTGGCCAGGAGCAAGGTGGATCTCACCCCGGTGGCGGTGGTAGAGGCGTATGATTCCACTGGTGTGGCCTCCGCGATGTACCCCTTGGGAGAATTCGTCGGGTTGGCCGCGGACGGAACGTGGTACAGATTTGACGCATCCCGGATCAAGGCGGTGAGCGAGAATCCCGTGTTGCACGCCGATCAGGATGGAGGGGAATGGAccgcgccaccgacgcctACCCCGGGGTCTCTGCGCTGGGTCCGAGCCAGTGGCGGGCTGTGGCGCGCGCAGGGTAATGAGgaggcggtcgaggcggcgcagcagGTCTCCATTGCCCTGTCCTCGGAAGCTATCAACTCAGCGGATGActcggaggcggacgcgctggcgTTCCTCGACGAGCAGAGGGCCAGGATTGCCGCTACCAAGGCCGAGCTGCATGAGATGAAGATGTTCTCCGACATGCGCAGGGCTGTCAAGAAGACCAACCGGAAGCGTGAGAAGCTGAAGAAGCTGGAAGAGCGCGCCAAGAAGGTTGAGCGGAGG CGCAGGCGCAGGGACGCTCGTCGCCTGGCGCGTTGGGATGTGAAACACGGAGGTTctgaccgcgccgaggagacaCTTCGCCTGACGCCCCTCGGCGAGTGCTGCGCCAAGCTGCGGGGAGAGAATGAGCTGTGGCTCGGGGTGGCGCTCTCGTCCGAGTGTCTGGAGGGCCTGGATCCAACGCAAATTGCGGGGGTGGCTGGCGCGCTGTGCTGCGACAGTAATCGACCCACGAGCTGCGACTACGACCCAAGCCCGGCGCTTGGGAACGCGCTGGCTGACCTGGAGCCCGAGATGGCCGAGGTGATGGCGCTGCAATTTGAGGCTgcgatgagctcgccggTGAACATGTCGCGCGCGGTTGCAGCACTGGTGGAGTCCTGGGCATCGGGTGCCACCTGGGACCAGGTGAGGGGCGACACAAAcctggaggagggcgacatCGCGAGGGTGTTTCGAAGAACCTCGGAGCTGCTGGCTCAGATGCCACGCGCCAGGGAGCTGCCGCTTGCCACGAGAAAAGCGGCAGAACAGGCTGCGCAGCTTGTTCTGCGACCCCCGATAA
- a CDS encoding predicted protein, producing the protein MEDVFEPIANPSGFVDLAMLDSRLLDGYDTSGTGLERKTPTSGIELRQCAAQMLVDGGHGAPWVPPSPGVQGWLSPEWVTILGAKSEAEAVESVVAGALAATTMKTGVLVVAPYRPAWPSPSGRLSHLAASDGSVTAANVLYVDPSAHGDDINAALDTGAETLRSSSGAEVGAVVLGNPSPATGVVASTGAILEVMRWCQSQDDVHVIADETGACGVYVSRGSISSSAVAGVAAAVAAGIGPTALTTNPNAKVTDDEDDEPAWGRKAGFISSSSLWRKANTCTHVVTSFGPAAGISRGKTTCLLVTRDDRVRSGAGSDPFANGLQALMGDGGTAAREAISYHNMLLRRRQMKVRTALDALGVATGPAAAVPTTRADGGGYVWIDLSEFCGGSFEKETRLWEELAMTYRVLIVPGGLCGAARPGYFRAAD; encoded by the exons atggaggaCGTGTTCGAGCCTATCGCCAATCCTTCCGGCTTTGTGGACCTCGCCATGCTTGATTCCAGGCTATTGGACGGCTACGACACCTCCGGCACAGGGTTGGAGCGCAAAACACCCACGTCGGGGATAGAACTACGACAGTGCGCGGCGCAGATGCTGGTCGACGGAGGACACGGGGCGCCGTGGGTCCCACCGTCCCCAGGCGTGCAGGGCTGGCTATCGCCTGAATGGGTCACCATCCTCGGAGCTAAGAGCGAGGCGGAAGCCGTGGAGTCCGTCGtggccggcgcgctcgcggccacTACGATGAAGACTGGCGTGCTCGTGGTCGCACCCTATAGACCCGCGTGGCCCTCGCCTAGTGGGCGCCTGTCACACCTAGCAGCGAGTGATGGGTCTGTGACTGCGGCTAATGTGCTCTACGTCGATCCGAGTGCACATGGAGATGATatcaacgccgcgctcgatACTGGCGCGGAGACGCTGAGAAGTTCGAgtggcgccgaggtcggAGCTGTCGTTCTAGGGAACCCGTCGCCTGCCACAGGTGTAGTGGCGTCAACTGGCGCCATCCTCGAGGTCATGCGCTGGTGCCAATCGCAAGACGATGTGCATGTTATCGCTGATGAGACTGGAGCCTGCGGCGTTTATGTATCACGAGGGTCGATATCGTCCtcagccgtcgccggcgtcgcggcggcggtcgcggcagGTATAGGACCGACGGCACTCACGACGAACCCCAACGCCAAGGTGACTGACGATGAGGATGATGAACCGGCGTGGGGAAGAAAAGCGGGTTTCATTTCCTCTTCTTCCCTTTGGCGCAAGGCCAACACATGTACACACGTTGTCACTTCATTCGGTCCCGCAGCCGGCATCAGCCGCGGTAAGACCACGTGCCTCCTTGTCACGAGAGACGACCGTGTGAGGTCTGGTGCAGGCTCAGATCCATTTGCAAACGGTCTCCAGGCTCTGATGGGGGATGGAGGTAcggccgcccgcgaggccaTTTCGTATCATAATATGCTGCTGCGACGGAGGCAGATGAAAGTCAGGACGGCGCTcgatgcgctcggcgtggCGACGGGTCCGGCTGCCGCGGTGCCGACAACGCGggctgacggcggcggttaTGTCTGGATCGACCTCAGCGAATTTTGCGGGGGAAGCTTTGAAAAGGAAACGAGGTTAtgggaggagctcgccatgACATACAGAGTCCTGATCGTCCCGGGTGGCTTGTGCGGAGCTGCACGACCGGGGTATTTCAGAGCCGCA GACTAG
- a CDS encoding cysteine-trna ligase, with the protein MPVAPNGQTLMLHNTMARRKEPFSPRDSTGKKVNMYVCGVTVYDYSHIGHARVYVAFDVLYRQLTRMGYDVTYCRNFTDVDDKIIKRANENGEECDALVDRFIAAFHEDIDALGCLRPTIEPRATDHIKDIVTMCERLIEKGYAYPADGDVYFSVDALPEYGSLSGRKQEDNRAGERVAVDDRKKNPADFALWKAAKPGEPTWDSPWGAGRPGWHIECSAMIDSILGKSIDIHGGGQDLVFPHHENELAQSTASCRCCATDGDEPEEPFVRYWVHNGFVKVDSEKMSKSLGNFFTIREVTEKYHPFALRWMLLGTHYRAPINYTQRALEEASDRLYYLYQTLVDSRVALTEAEASATDAEVKGKPKPPTGVAAEGIELAVETKAAVASALTDDLNTPLAMASLSSPLKTLNDLVSTKKGKKAVGRNVALRDLVKTVEETLEAVGLPHEGGEGLLEELRLLTLARAGLTQADVDEAVAKRAEARAAKDFAESDRIRDELGAKGVALMDGGSQVWRPATVVNDT; encoded by the coding sequence atgcccgtcgcgccgaacgGTCAGACGCTGATGCTTCACAACACGATGGCCAGGAGGAAGGAACCGTTCTCGCCCCGCGACTCCACCGGGAAGAAGGTGAACATGTACGTGTGCGGGGTGACCGTGTACGACTACTCGCACATCGGGCACGCGCGGGTCTACGTTGCCTTCGACGTCCTCTACCGGCAGCTGACCCGCATGGGGTACGACGTCACCTACTGCCGCAACTTTACCGACGTAGACGACAAGATCATCAAGCGTGCAAACGAAAACGGTGAGGAatgcgacgccctcgtcgaccgTTTCATCGCCGCATTCCACGAGGATATCGACGCGCTGGGATGTTTGAGACCCACGATCGAGCCCAGGGCGACGGACCACATCAAGGACATCGTCACCATGTGCGAGCGTCTCATTGAGAAGGGTTACGCCTACCCGGCGGATGGTGACGTTTACTTCAGCGTGGACGCTTTACCCGAGTATGGATCCTTGAGCGGACGTAAGCAGGAGGATAACCGCGCGGGTGAGAGGGTGGCCGTGGACGATAGGAAGAAAAACCCCGCCGATTTCGCGCTGTGGAAGGCGGCAAAGCCGGGTGAGCCGACGTGGGATTCGCCGTGGGGCGCGGGTCGACCCGGTTGGCACATCGAGTGCTCCGCAATGATCGACTCCATCCTCGGAAAGAGCATCGACATCCACGGTGGAGGGCAGGATCTGGTGTTCCCTCACCATGAGAACGAGCTTGCGCAGAGTACGGCGTCGTGCCGGTGCTGCGCgaccgacggggacgagccGGAGGAACCGTTCGTGAGGTACTGGGTGCACAACGGTTTTGTCAAAGTTGACTCGGAGAAGATGTCCAAGTCGCTGGGCAATTTCTTCACCATCCGCGAGGTGACGGAGAAATACCATCCCTTCGCGCTGAGGTGGATGCTCCTCGGCACGCACTACAGGGCACCCATCAACTACACCCAgagggcgctcgaggaggcttCGGACAGGCTCTACTACCTGTACCAGACCCTTGTCGACTCGAGGGTCGCTCTGAcagaggcggaggcgtcggcaACTGACGCAGAGGTCAAGGGAAAGCCCAAACCTCCCAcgggcgtggcggcggagggcatCGAGCTCGCTGTGGAGACCAAAGCTGCGGTGGCATCGGCGCTCACGGATGACCTCAATACGCCCCTCGCGATGGCCTCCCTGTCCTCGCCGCTCAAGACGCTGAACGATCTTGTGTCCACGAAGAAGGGAAAGAAGGCCGTGGGAAGGAACGTTGCGCTCAGGGACCTGGTGAAGACCGTGGAAGAAACCCTCGAGGCGGTGGGACTGCCGCACGAGGGCGGTGAGGGGCTGCTGGAGGAGCTCAGGTTGCTGACTCTGGCTCGCGCCGGTCTGACTCAGGCGGATGTCGACGAGGCTGTGGCAAAGAGGGCCGAGGCCAGGGCTGCCAAGGACTTCGCCGAGAGCGACCGAATTAGGGACGAACTCGGCGCCAAGGGTGTGGCGCTGATGGACGGCGGCAGCCAGGTGTGGAGACCCGCAACTGTCGTTAATGATACGTAG